The Planococcus versutus genome contains a region encoding:
- a CDS encoding LLM class flavin-dependent oxidoreductase has translation MEQYRINPEKGMEFGIYTLGDHLPDPHTGQRISARERIQEIIGLAELADQAGLDFFSVGESHQEYFATQAHTVVLAAIAQATKNIKISSSSTIISTSDPVRVFEDFATIDLISNGRAEIIAGRASRVGLFDLLGYDIRYYEELYEEKFEMLLQLNKEETVDWSGKFRAPLRSAQVIPRPLTGSLPIWRAVGGHPASAIKAGSAGVPMMLATLGGPAETFKHTIDAYREAAEKSGFNPSELPVATAGFFNVAKTTQQAMEEVYPHVDKGMRKTNGQGYPQAAFMHGAQMDSVMNIGSPQQIIEKILYQHELFGHQRYIAQMDFGGVPIDRLKRNIDLIGTEILPAIRKYTMKK, from the coding sequence ATGGAACAGTATCGCATCAATCCAGAAAAAGGCATGGAATTTGGAATCTATACGTTGGGGGATCATCTGCCAGATCCTCATACAGGACAGCGGATTTCAGCAAGAGAGCGTATTCAAGAAATTATTGGCTTGGCAGAGCTAGCAGATCAGGCAGGACTCGACTTTTTCAGTGTCGGTGAAAGCCATCAAGAATATTTTGCCACTCAAGCGCATACGGTGGTACTCGCGGCGATTGCGCAAGCAACGAAAAATATCAAAATCTCCAGCTCTTCTACTATTATTAGCACGTCAGATCCGGTGCGTGTGTTTGAAGATTTCGCGACCATCGATTTGATTTCAAATGGCCGTGCAGAGATTATTGCCGGACGAGCGTCGCGTGTTGGATTGTTTGACTTGCTTGGCTACGACATCCGTTATTACGAAGAATTGTATGAAGAGAAATTTGAGATGCTGCTACAACTCAACAAAGAAGAAACGGTCGATTGGAGTGGGAAGTTTCGTGCTCCGTTACGTAGCGCACAAGTTATTCCGCGTCCGCTTACAGGTTCGCTTCCCATTTGGCGCGCGGTTGGTGGACACCCAGCAAGTGCGATTAAAGCAGGAAGCGCCGGTGTTCCTATGATGCTTGCGACGCTCGGCGGTCCTGCAGAAACATTCAAACATACAATTGATGCTTACCGTGAAGCGGCGGAAAAAAGTGGCTTTAATCCCTCTGAATTGCCTGTTGCGACTGCTGGGTTTTTCAATGTGGCGAAAACCACACAACAGGCGATGGAAGAAGTTTATCCGCATGTGGACAAAGGGATGCGAAAAACTAACGGCCAAGGTTACCCACAAGCTGCCTTCATGCACGGTGCTCAAATGGATAGCGTCATGAACATCGGCAGTCCACAGCAAATTATCGAAAAAATCCTTTACCAACATGAACTGTTTGGCCATCAACGCTATATTGCCCAAATGGATTTTGGTGGGGTGCCGATCGACCGTTTAAAGCGCAATATCGATTTGATCGGGACAGAAATTTTGCCAGCAATTCGAAAATATACGATGAAAAAATAA
- a CDS encoding methyltransferase domain-containing protein, with protein sequence MTLTDLSPNMIEISRVLNPDCLHMQSEMEIIDAVRDFDLVFIHDVISYFMDKNDLLTVMKNAKKHLNSDGLRYLEWSYDLDTKDQVTEVE encoded by the coding sequence ATGACCTTAACTGACTTGTCTCCGAATATGATCGAAATTAGTCGGGTACTGAATCCAGATTGCCTTCATATGCAAAGCGAAATGGAGATAATCGACGCAGTGCGCGATTTTGATTTGGTATTTATTCATGACGTAATTTCTTATTTTATGGATAAAAATGATTTACTCACGGTAATGAAAAATGCCAAAAAACATTTGAACTCCGATGGCCTGCGCTATTTGGAATGGAGCTATGACTTAGACACAAAAGACCAAGTAACGGAAGTCGAATAG